ATAATCAACGGAATCATTTGGAGCAAGAGAGCCAGTCCAGATACCAGCACCAACCTGAACCATATTACGTAAAAATACGAGTGGTATTGAAGTTTCTGTAGCCGTACCGTAATTTTTAATCCTTACTTTCACAGAGTCTGCGCTTCCGTAAATTGTTATCAGTCCGGGCGAGAGAATCTGTGATATGCCAACATCATGGCTTGCCGGGGTTGTGCTAATAGTAGTGCAGGTGGTGTCGTTGAATTTGTATATGTCGGTGCTTTTCACGGAGAAAGCGCATAAATTATATGTAGTTCCCGGCGAAGTATAGGTGGCTGGGAAAGTATAATTTACTGTAGCTCCCGGTAATAGTACTCCCGACCAATGTCCAACGACCAAAGGACCGTTATTTACCCTGTAACGTAAAGGAACCGTTTGTAAACTGTCTGTGCCATAATTCTTAATGGTAACTTCAACTGTCACCTGGCTGCCAGTCTGTGTGGCGGCAGAAGGTTGAACAATGGCGGATACACCTGCATCTTTAGGTATTGGTGGTACTGTAATTGCAAAATTGTCTACTGCCCATCCGTCGTAAGTGTTTACTGAAGCATCGGAGAAGAACTTATAACGGAATTGCACAGGATAACTTGTGTTTACAATAGCCGGAATATTAGTCAGGCGGAATTTGGAGTAAATATACCCGTTAGAATTTCCAGCCCAGCAGGGGAACCCTCCAATGGTTGTGTTGTACCAGTTTACCGAATTAGCTGCACCTACTGCACCTAATATGTTCCATGTTCCATTATTGATGGAGTATTCAATACGGCCACCATCGCTTGCTCCTTCAGTATGATACCAATGGTAAAACTCAAGGTAAGCGCTGTCAACAGAGGTGAATTTGAAATAAGGTGAATAAAGGTATTCGGTAGCGCTGTTTGTATAATTACCTTCAAGGTTGGTAGCCCATGCATGGGTGGGGCTGTATGCGGAATTAATGGTTGTTGCAGAAGGAACACCCCATTCCCATAATCCTGAAGGGCCTTGTCCATACCAGTAAACATTTCCTTCAAAATTATCGCTGTAAGGAACGTTAAAGGTTGGCACTCCTATTAGTTCAACTATTGTTGTATCATTATAATGGTCTCCATCACCAGTTAATCCGGTATAAGAATAAAGCGAAAATGCTCCTGAAGGAATGACAAGCGGTGCCGTGAAAGTTACCGTAACGGTATCTTCCGGAAGAAGTGTGCCTGTCCAGGTTTGTGTTACAGGAGTTCCGCTGAGATTCACTCTGTATGAAACAGGAATGCTGTACAAAGTATTCGTCCCGTAGTTTTTAATCCTGACTTGTACAAATTTTGAAGAACCGGCAACTGCTTGTGTTAATGGAGAAATTATGGTGTTTACCCCGGCATCAATTGGTGAGGGAACAGTTATGGCAAAATCATCCACTGAAACACCATCGCGGGTAACACTTCCGTCTGAATTGAACACAAAACGGAAACGTACGGCAGGAAGGTTGTTAAAAGCTGACAATTTATACTCGCATTGCATCCATCCCCCTGAGTTGTTTGTCCATCCAGGCATTTCGCTTGATGAGATATCATCGTCGTTATACCAGTTTACACCCAGTGTATCGTTTTCAACACCAAGGACATTCCAAGTAGTACCATTATCTATAGAATAATCAATGCGTATCCCGTCGTAACTGTTTTCTGTGTAATAATTTAACCAGAACCTCATCTTAGCATCAGTTACACCGCTGAAATCAAAGAATTGAGTGTACAACATGGAATTGGCGCTGGTCCCATAAGCCGAAGAAAGATTGATATCCCATGCATTTGGGTTGGAATGAGCTGTGTTGGTAAGCCCATATCCAGGCATTCCAAGTTCCCATACACTAGTGGCAGTAGAAACTTCTGACCAGTTAATGTCTGTTCCGTCAAAATTATCATAGTAAGGTAGGGTACTGAGAAATACACCATATGATTCCATGCACAGGGTGTCATTTTCGTGATTTGCATCGGTACCCATCGAAGTGTAAGCACAAATAGTGAAACTGGAAGAAGGAACAGTGAAGAGCTGTGAGAACTTAAGATTTACCGTTGCATTTGGCAATAAAGTGCCTGTCCAGGGTTGTGTTGCCTGCACAACTCCTTCAACTGCATAAACAATATTAAATGCAGTTAAGGTATCAGCCCCGACATTCTTTACAGTAATTCTTACACTGTCGCTGGCGCCGGCAAATAACTGGGTGCCGGGGTGTAAAAATTCAGTAACTGTAGCATCAAACAAGGGTGTTCCGTGTATGGTTTTACATACTGTATCATTAAATGTATTTGAATCTCCGGGGAGTGTTGTCCATGCGCAAACAGTATTATCATTGGCGGTAATTGTGATATTCGGGAGGAATGCAGTATCCGTCATTACAGTCATGATGTCTCCGCCGCTCCAGTTTATGGTTTGTGGTATGCCGCCGTTATGAGAGAATGAAACCAACATATTGGAAGTGTTGGAAATTGTATCTGAACCGAAATTTTTAATCAGGACATTCACTGGAACAGATTCTCCTTCAATATGCGTTGCAAGGGGCGATAAAATATCGATTGCTCCGGCATCGTTGGGAATTTGCGGTGCAATAATCACAGTATAATCTTCTGTCTCGCCCCAGGTGTAAGTGCCACAAGGCAATACCGAAGATGGAGTAGTAGTTTCTTTAGCCACAACTCTCATTCGGGTAGGCATATCTGTGACAGCTGTCAATGGAACAGTAATATATCCCGCAGCGGTAGGTTGCAGAGGCGATGAAGTTGTTTGCCTGCCAAAGGCTGTTTCGGTGGCAGGGTCAAAAACGCCATCTCTATTGTAATCAATAAAAACTTTTACATAAGTGCTCCAGAAACTGGTTGCTGAAATAACAGTAACAGAAATAGGATATGTGGCGCCAACCATAAGTTGCACGGGTGGTAAACTTGTAGTGAAATCAGAGTATCCATAAATGGCGTTTGTGTTGTAAGTGATTGGCGAAGCAATACCATTGTTGATGTTGCTGATAGTTACATTGCCAATATCCTCGTATGAAGATGGAGAAGTAGAATTGGAAGTGCAATAAACAAGAGGATTACTATTTACAGTTTTGTGAATAGTATCATTAACGAGAGTACCATCACAAGACAAGTCAGTATAGGCAGTAATGTTGTATGTTCCCAGAACTGATAAGTCTGCTGGCTGGGCAAAAGTAAACGATACGGTGTCGTTTGAAGCGATGGGCCCGGGAACGGTATCATTCACCGGTGCGCCACCGTTGACAGTGTAGTGAACAGGTATCTGGCTGGCAGGTGCCGTACCATAATTCTTTACCAAAACTGTTACAGGCTCTGTGGCAGACAGCTCTATACCTGTGTTTGGAGTATAAATTTGTTGTATGCTCACATCACAGGCGGGAACTCCGGTAACAAAGGCTGTGTCTGCCAATCTTGCGCTGGAACAGCCAGAGCCTTCAAATGATGTTGCAAGGGCAGGATTAATAGCTCCTATGGTTTGCGTATTTACTGCGCTTGATACTATCCAGTCAGCAGCAACATTATTATCAGAAATAACTCTTATAGAACCTGCAAGGCCTGACATGCTGCTTATGGTTCCTGACCATTCTGTGGCATCTACTCCGTCAGCAGGTGTAAAGGCATACCCATTGGAAGATACGGCATCCACAACGGTTCCGGAGGAATTTTTCAAAGCAAAGCCGCTGAGGCTGCCGGATTGAATCACATCATCACTACCGCCAATATTGTAATATCTGTTTGCAGGGTCGTCCACACCTGAGCCGACGCAAAGTATCATCACTTCGCCCCCGTTAAGGGTTACCTGGGGAATAATGTAACTCCTGTTGCCGACACCGTAAATGTTCATAGTATAATTCTCCAGATTTACAGGAGCAGTACCAAGATTTGAAATTTCTATTAGATCTTCGCCTGTGCACCAGAAAGGATAGGAGCTTGTGGCCCCGGTTCCGGTTCGGTAATGTGTAATTTCTGTAAGTTTAATGTCTGCTATTCCGGATATTGCTTCAACGTAATACACAGTTGTTCCATACAAAATAGGTGTTGTAAATGTCGCTCCCTGGGCAATCTGGGTGCCACCTGTGGGAACATCATACCAATTCAGTGTGTCCGAAGAAACAGGTGCAAAAGTCCCTGCGGTTCCGTAAGGTACTGTTATGTTACTCACAACAGGAGAAGGCGGAGTGTAAAGTAGAGTCACCAAGTTTGTGATGGTATCGTTAAATGAGAACAAGTCCCCGATAAGGCCGACATAAGCAATAATATTATACACAGAATCCTGATTGGCGGAAGTTAAGCCAGCAATCAGGGGTGCTGAAAATGTATATGTCAGGGTGTCTCCCGGCAATATGGTATCCGTAATAATTTCGCTTACAAGTGGAACTCCGTTAACGGTACATATAGCTCCCAGGCTGTCAATGATTTCAAATCCGTTGTTGCGTATGCGTATGGTAACATCTTCAATTCCTTCGGTACATTTAGTAACTGGCGAAGGCAAAGAAACTATTGACGCTTCCCATGGATAGAGTTCAATAAATGCTGTGTCGGGAACACGGGCGCTGGGGCAACCACTGGCCCCACTTAAAATTACGTCATCAATATACCAGCCATAAGCACCAAAAGTTTCACCACTCATTGTGAATGCCAGATAGAAGGTAGGAGAGCCAACATCCTGTGTGTTTATTGTAAGTGTTTGAATACCCGGGTCAATATCAGAAGTGACGGGATTCACAACCCAGCTTGTATTGTGCCATGTAACAAGGTCTGTACTTGTTTGAACACTGATAGAATATGGATAGTAAGAACTATAATGACTCATATAATTATTCCACTGAAGTGTTAAAGAATTATTTCCTGTTGTGTTTATCGGGCCATAATATAAAATATCTGTAACATTTGAAAAGCTGCTTCCTGTGATTTTTGCTTCGTTGGGTGTGCCACCCGCTGATGAAGTTGTTACAATTTCAATATAATCACTGCCTTCTTCCACAGTGCTCCAACCTGCTGGAAAAGTTGCCCCGTCAAAAGGTTCAGTCATGTTCAATCCGGAGCCTGTACTTGCTTCAGCATAATAAATCGTTTCTACAAACAGGGGCGGTGTAACAAAAACACTGCCGGTTGCGATACTGGTTCCTCCCGTAGGAACATTATACCAATACACAGAATCTGCAGCTATGGCTTGCAGGGTTGCAGGAGTTGCATACACAGTGGTGTCGTTAATTGTTACAGGTGGAGCGGGTACGTAAAGGGAGATGATGTCTTTAGCAAGTGAATCATTGTATTGGAAAGGGTCTCCTGTTAAAACAATCCATGCTTGAATAGGAAATTCAATATTGGTGTCTGTAACATAAGCGTCAACAGTTTGTGAAAATGAAAACGTCAGCGTATCTCCGGCAAGTATGGTGTCGGATACGGGCTCCATAACAACCGTGCCTCCATTAAATTGATAGTACGCATTCAGGTTGCCGGTAATAGTGTCAACGCCAGTATTTGCTATTTTAATGGTAACAGGCTCTGTACCGCTAAGACCGCAGCCGGATTCTGGCGCATCAATTGAGATAAGCGCTGCTTCCTGGTCGGGTACGAGTGAAATGTTTATGTCATCAACAGCAATGTAATAAGCGTCAGCCGCGCTATATGCATACCAGCCGAAATAATAATTATCTGTTGTGGAAGGTGTATAAGTTACTGAAGCTTTTTGGTATGTTGTGTTGGTTATAGCAGGCATACTTACAAGCGGTGTTGTCATTGCTTCGGGTGTGGCTGCATTGCCAACTTTTAGGTCAAGGCTTTCCGCATAATCTGCATCAAATGAGCCGTACCAATATTCTATCTTGTAAGTTGAGCCGGCATTTAATTTAAAGCATCGTGAAAACAGCCAGTCGTCACCGGGGTTATAATAATCATATTCATAAAATGCCATGTTGTCCCCGGAATGAGCGTAAGTACTGGATGAATAGGGGAAAGTCCAAGATGAACCATCGGCATTCACATCCAGCATTGACCATTGCGACATATCATCTGTTGGCTCAAATCCCATGGTGTAAGCACCGCTGTAAAAATCATGGCCTGTATTAATGGTATAATTATTTAAAGAGTCGTTTTCCTGAACAGTATCACCTAAATAGCTGACATAAAAATCAAAAGTATAATCACCAATAACCGATAAATCAACCTGTTGAGTAAAAGTAAAATCATAGGTTTCCCCAGGGAGTATGTTTGCTGCAACAGGTTCTGTAACAGGCGTGCCATTATTTAAAATGTAAGTAGCGGTAAGGTTACCGTTAATGGCAAGGGCTCCTTCGTTTTTAATTTTTATAATAACATTTTCTGTAGCGGTAAGTTCACAACCCGATACAGGTGCGATTACTTCAACTATAGCGGCTTCTTGATCCGGAACTAACGAAATGTTGATATCGTCAATATATGCAAAATAATAATCATCAGGACTATGCCCCCACCATCCAAAATAATAGGCTCCTGTTGTAGGCGGTACAAAGGTAACTGATGCTTTCTGGTAGGTGGTATTGGTAAAACTAGCCAAAGCAAGCAGATTTGTTGTCATGGCTGCTGGTGTCGCCGAATTTCCAACCTTTAAATCTATATTTTGCGGATAATAAGAACTTTCAGCTTGGTACCAAAATTCAATTTTATAAGTGGCTCCAGCTGTCATAGTAAAGCAGCGGGAGAACAGCCACTCATCCGCTACAACTGAGGAGGAATTGTATAATTCTGCACAGTTTGAACCAGTATGTGCATAGCCGTTATATGGAAAGATCCAGGTATAGTTATCCCCGTTTACGTCAAGCTTCGTCCACTGTAACATATCATCCGTTGGTTCAAATCCCATGGTATAAGGCCCGTTTGCAAAAACATGCCCGGTATTGATGGTGTAATTGTTTATGGTATCATTAAAATAAACAGTGTCCCCGGTCAGGCTGGCATAAACTTTAAAGGTATAATCACCAACTAATGAAAGGTTTGCCTGTTGTGTGAATGTGTAATCATAGGTTTGTCCTGGATTTATAAGCTGGTTCATGGTTTCATGAACGGGAGTGCCATTGTTCACTTTATAATACAATTCGGCTGTGCTGAAAGGCTGCAATCCAACGTTTTTCACACGGATAACCACATTTTCATTCGCTGAGAGCCCGCAGTCGCTTACCGGCTGAAGCACAGCCAAAACAGCTATATTATAATCAATAACAGTAAATTCATCAGCACCAATATCTGGTGTTGTGCCGTTTCTTGGCTCTCCGTCAAAGTCATCCGTAACAGCAGCAATGGGTGTAGCCAGTTCATTCACTGCAAGTGAAAAACAATGAAGGTCTGTATCTGTAAAGAAATCAGGGTTTGCAGAAACTGAATTTAAATCCTGTGCTGTTGCAGTTTGCCATGCGGCTAAGGTAGTTCTGTCAGATGTAAGATACCCCAAAACACCGGCATAATCTCCACCGGTTGGAGCAAAGTAGTCATTATAATTGATGTTTGTGAAAGCTGTGTTAGTTGCTTCTGAATAAATCGCATAAGCTTTATCTAAAGTGCTTAAGTTATTGGTAATAGCATTTAAAAATATATTATTGCGTATATCAAGTGATGTTACTGCGGATGCTATATAAATAGCTGCGCTTACTGTTGCTGTGGACCTATTTGCAGCCCCGGTCAGGTTTATTGAATTGTAGTATATCTTGTAACCGGAACCTCCATTGATTTTTATTCCTACGTTAATATCGCTGCTTCCTGAATAACCGTCACCCAACATTTGAGAAATAAAATTGTTTGCTATAGTTACATTGGCATCGGCAGCTGCACCTGATGAAAAGTCAATTCCTTTGCCTCCATAACCATATGTTCCTGTATATTTGATATTGTAAATATTATTTTTTGTGAATAGAGTGTTCGTTACACCATCTTCGACAGCTATTCCAAAAAGATTGCTATTGTCAGAAACAATATTTTTGATAATATTCTTTGATATAAGAGAGTTGTCGGCATAGGCAATGTTTATTCCATATTTTGTTATATATTCAGTTGCGTTTTCGCTGCCGATGGTATTGCCTGTTATCGTCAAAATATCATTCACACCGCCGCTTGTGGCTTTTATGTATATCCCGTAATAGGCTTTGTAAATATTATTGTTAATAAGGGAGAGGAGGTTATGGTCATTACCTGTCCCGCTGGAACTGATAGATGTACCTGCTGCATAAATGCCGAAATTAGTTGTAGTGGAGGCTATTCCCGCGCTGATATTGCAGTTTTTAATAGTAACTCCGACACAACCCTGCCCTGTTCCTAAGCTGGCAATCCATATAGCCGCAGTATTGGATGCGGTACTGTCATTAATAATATACATATCCCGCGTTGTGGTGCCATTATTGGAACCATCAAGAATAATGTAATCAGTTCCGTTAAATTTAATGGTACTGTTAATTGATTTTTTTCTGATGGTTACAGTGGCGTTGTCATTAGGCCTGAAAGTAACAGTATTGGTTGCTGATGCGCCATTGATGACATTAAACGTAAGTTGTTCAATATATTCCCCGTTGTTTATTTTAAACACCGTTGGGGCATTAACACCGCAATTATTCAAAGCTGTCTGCACATCAGCAAAGGTTTCAAAATCGGCTCCTGCGCCACCAACGGTATAAGTTCCGCCAAGCGGAGAAGTACAGGCATAAAAACTAGTACTTGCCGTGTCGTTCGCAGGATTTTGGTCTATACTGTCATTTGGCATTTCAGTCCATGCTCTTAGGTTATGTGGCCCCGGGAGTACATTTAAAGTTCCTATCGTAAAAGGTTGTGAGGTAACATCTTCTAAAAGTTCTCCTGTCCATGCAAAATGTGTTTGCAATACTCCGTCCAGTTCCCATGCGATGTTTACTTTTTTCAGAGTATCTCCTGCATAGTTTTTTATGGTAACATTAACAGGCATATTAACGCCCGCAGTGATTGTACCATTTGGTTCAATAATTTGTNNNNNNNNNNNNNNNNNNNNNNNNNNNNNNNNNNNNNNNNNNNNNNNNNNNNNNNNNNNNNNNNNNNNNNNNNNNNNNNNNNNNNNNNNNNNNNNNNNNNGTATCTTGTATCACCGGCGGGAGTATAGTGATTTCAGGTGGTATTAACTCTGAAGTTCCTGCTATTACGATAACATCATCAATATACCAGCCATGATTCTGTGCTGCGCCGTCATTGTCGCCATCTTTTAAAGCAAATCTTACTCTTACATCTGCCTTGCCTGCTGCAAATCCTGAAATGTCAAACAATTCATTTCTCCACCAACTTTGCTGTGGCTTGGCATCACTGATGTTAAAAAGCCATTCGGGATAAGCATTTGCAGTGAAACTGTATGATTGTGTGCTGAACTGGGCAGAACCAAGATATTCTGTAGTAAGTTTTATCCAGTTTACTCCGCCATCGATAGATACTTCTATTGTAGCCTTATCATTAAACTCTATTTTGCAAATGTGTGAAAAGTTCAGCAAAACATGTGTATAGCCAACAGTGCTGAACGGAAGGGTTGTCAGGTATGCAGTGTCATTTGCAGTTACAATGTTCGAGTCGCACTGTGTTCCTGAATTGTGTAACCTTGTGTTTATACTCCAGTTATATGTAGCCCCGCTAGCAACAACATTATTTGCATTTGAAGGCGGTTCAAAATCTTCCTGAAAAACTGTTGTCTGTGCAATCAGTGATGTTGCTGCAAAGAGCAGCCCGCTTAGAAAAGATAAAAATTTTTTCATGACTATTTTTTTAATTATTGATGGTTTTTTAAAAGAAAATAATAGCGTATAAAATTACGCTATTATAGAATATAAATACCTATTTAACCAGTATTTAGCAAGTTAGTTTTATTTTTTTTCAAATGTAAGAAAAAAATATACTGTTTGCAAGTAAAATTTTATTTTTTATCTGTCAAATATTTGTTAATGCAGATATTTTATATTTGAAAGATGTTATAAATTTTTATAAAAACATGTTGTAAGCATCTCTATTTCAAAATTATCATGCGTTTGCATAGTTTATTATCCTTGTATATAACGGAATAATAGTAAAGCCCTGCTGGAAATTCTGAAACATTAAGTTCAATGGTGTTTATTCCGCTTATGGCATCATACAGCTCAGAAAATATTTTGCGGCCTAAAATATCGGTTATTTCAAAAATAACTCTTCCGGACTGTAATGTTTTATAAATTATTGTTGTTACTTCGGTCGCGGGGTTTGGAATATTCTGCAAAAGTTCAAAATCTTTATTTTTATATTCTTCCATTCCAGTCCCGCCAAAGGGGAATATGCATTTTTCATCATTAACAGGATCCTCGTCTCCTGTAAGCATCGTTTTTGCACATAAATTATAATTTCCTGTTGGAGAAATAAATGTTGTGGTAAATGTATAATCTGCGGAATCGCCCGGGTTTATTGTCCCGGTGTAAATTCCTGCCCCAACCTGTATCAGGTTTTTTAAATATACCAGGGGTATGGAAGCCTCGGGGTTCAATCCGTAATTTTTTATTCTTACTTTTACGGTAACATCTTCTCCGGGGGGAGTATATTCTCCCGGCTCCAGAATTTCCGAAATCCCGACATCATGATTGGCAGGTGTAGGGTTGATAAATTTGCAGGTGGTGTC
This portion of the Bacteroidales bacterium genome encodes:
- a CDS encoding GEVED domain-containing protein, translating into MPVNVTIKNYAGDTLKKVNIAWELDGVLQTHFAWTGELLEDVTSQPFTIGTLNVLPGPHNLRAWTEMPNDSIDQNPANDTASTSFYACTSPLGGTYTVGGAGADFETFADVQTALNNCGVNAPTVFKINNGEYIEQLTFNVINGASATNTVTFRPNDNATVTIRKKSINSTIKFNGTDYIILDGSNNGTTTRDMYIINDSTASNTAAIWIASLGTGQGCVGVTIKNCNISAGIASTTTNFGIYAAGTSISSSGTGNDHNLLSLINNNIYKAYYGIYIKATSGGVNDILTITGNTIGSENATEYITKYGINIAYADNSLISKNIIKNIVSDNSNLFGIAVEDGVTNTLFTKNNIYNIKYTGTYGYGGKGIDFSSGAAADANVTIANNFISQMLGDGYSGSSDINVGIKINGGSGYKIYYNSINLTGAANRSTATVSAAIYIASAVTSLDIRNNIFLNAITNNLSTLDKAYAIYSEATNTAFTNINYNDYFAPTGGDYAGVLGYLTSDRTTLAAWQTATAQDLNSVSANPDFFTDTDLHCFSLAVNELATPIAAVTDDFDGEPRNGTTPDIGADEFTVIDYNIAVLAVLQPVSDCGLSANENVVIRVKNVGLQPFSTAELYYKVNNGTPVHETMNQLINPGQTYDYTFTQQANLSLVGDYTFKVYASLTGDTVYFNDTINNYTINTGHVFANGPYTMGFEPTDDMLQWTKLDVNGDNYTWIFPYNGYAHTGSNCAELYNSSSVVADEWLFSRCFTMTAGATYKIEFWYQAESSYYPQNIDLKVGNSATPAAMTTNLLALASFTNTTYQKASVTFVPPTTGAYYFGWWGHSPDDYYFAYIDDINISLVPDQEAAIVEVIAPVSGCELTATENVIIKIKNEGALAINGNLTATYILNNGTPVTEPVAANILPGETYDFTFTQQVDLSVIGDYTFDFYVSYLGDTVQENDSLNNYTINTGHDFYSGAYTMGFEPTDDMSQWSMLDVNADGSSWTFPYSSSTYAHSGDNMAFYEYDYYNPGDDWLFSRCFKLNAGSTYKIEYWYGSFDADYAESLDLKVGNAATPEAMTTPLVSMPAITNTTYQKASVTYTPSTTDNYYFGWYAYSAADAYYIAVDDINISLVPDQEAALISIDAPESGCGLSGTEPVTIKIANTGVDTITGNLNAYYQFNGGTVVMEPVSDTILAGDTLTFSFSQTVDAYVTDTNIEFPIQAWIVLTGDPFQYNDSLAKDIISLYVPAPPVTINDTTVYATPATLQAIAADSVYWYNVPTGGTSIATGSVFVTPPLFVETIYYAEASTGSGLNMTEPFDGATFPAGWSTVEEGSDYIEIVTTSSAGGTPNEAKITGSSFSNVTDILYYGPINTTGNNSLTLQWNNYMSHYSSYYPYSISVQTSTDLVTWHNTSWVVNPVTSDIDPGIQTLTINTQDVGSPTFYLAFTMSGETFGAYGWYIDDVILSGASGCPSARVPDTAFIELYPWEASIVSLPSPVTKCTEGIEDVTIRIRNNGFEIIDSLGAICTVNGVPLVSEIITDTILPGDTLTYTFSAPLIAGLTSANQDSVYNIIAYVGLIGDLFSFNDTITNLVTLLYTPPSPVVSNITVPYGTAGTFAPVSSDTLNWYDVPTGGTQIAQGATFTTPILYGTTVYYVEAISGIADIKLTEITHYRTGTGATSSYPFWCTGEDLIEISNLGTAPVNLENYTMNIYGVGNRSYIIPQVTLNGGEVMILCVGSGVDDPANRYYNIGGSDDVIQSGSLSGFALKNSSGTVVDAVSSNGYAFTPADGVDATEWSGTISSMSGLAGSIRVISDNNVAADWIVSSAVNTQTIGAINPALATSFEGSGCSSARLADTAFVTGVPACDVSIQQIYTPNTGIELSATEPVTVLVKNYGTAPASQIPVHYTVNGGAPVNDTVPGPIASNDTVSFTFAQPADLSVLGTYNITAYTDLSCDGTLVNDTIHKTVNSNPLVYCTSNSTSPSSYEDIGNVTISNINNGIASPITYNTNAIYGYSDFTTSLPPVQLMVGATYPISVTVISATSFWSTYVKVFIDYNRDGVFDPATETAFGRQTTSSPLQPTAAGYITVPLTAVTDMPTRMRVVAKETTTPSSVLPCGTYTWGETEDYTVIIAPQIPNDAGAIDILSPLATHIEGESVPVNVLIKNFGSDTISNTSNMLVSFSHNGGIPQTINWSGGDIMTVMTDTAFLPNITITANDNTVCAWTTLPGDSNTFNDTVCKTIHGTPLFDATVTEFLHPGTQLFAGASDSVRITVKNVGADTLTAFNIVYAVEGVVQATQPWTGTLLPNATVNLKFSQLFTVPSSSFTICAYTSMGTDANHENDTLCMESYGVFLSTLPYYDNFDGTDINWSEVSTATSVWELGMPGYGLTNTAHSNPNAWDINLSSAYGTSANSMLYTQFFDFSGVTDAKMRFWLNYYTENSYDGIRIDYSIDNGTTWNVLGVENDTLGVNWYNDDDISSSEMPGWTNNSGGWMQCEYKLSAFNNLPAVRFRFVFNSDGSVTRDGVSVDDFAITVPSPIDAGVNTIISPLTQAVAGSSKFVQVRIKNYGTNTLYSIPVSYRVNLSGTPVTQTWTGTLLPEDTVTVTFTAPLVIPSGAFSLYSYTGLTGDGDHYNDTTIVELIGVPTFNVPYSDNFEGNVYWYGQGPSGLWEWGVPSATTINSAYSPTHAWATNLEGNYTNSATEYLYSPYFKFTSVDSAYLEFYHWYHTEGASDGGRIEYSINNGTWNILGAVGAANSVNWYNTTIGGFPCWAGNSNGYIYSKFRLTNIPAIVNTSYPVQFRYKFFSDASVNTYDGWAVDNFAITVPPIPKDAGVSAIVQPSAATQTGSQVTVEVTIKNYGTDSLQTVPLRYRVNNGPLVVGHWSGVLLPGATVNYTFPATYTSPGTTYNLCAFSVKSTDIYKFNDTTCTTISTTPASHDVGISQILSPGLITIYGSADSVKVRIKNYGTATETSIPLVFLRNMVQVGAGIWTGSLAPNDSVDYTFSTVNVSPQGNYNLCAKTVLSGDANTANDETCIYPVGITGIETYDYETFELLQNTPNPSDATTYVLFYVPQEGKVRFEMHDLLGRNMLGKDIEAVRGRNQIELDVNKLPEGIYFYSAEYKGQKLTKRMLVAK